One Verrucomicrobiota bacterium genomic region harbors:
- a CDS encoding tetratricopeptide repeat protein, producing the protein MKSFNLYLRILASMFVVAGVTIPASGELDMQFWKKPGYFDSYYADLNAVEAKVPTIKTDEKEVLEQYSALNQDEASSKRALAYLASVITPQASSALDFTLGLHYYREDDIKNAAIYFKRAVDKWPTFQSAHRLLGYCHLQTQNWKGASVAFSTATSLGEDDARTFGLLGMIYLNQEKMLESESAYKKAIVADPETLDWYKGLASTLIPQGKHLELISLFEEMVARAPDAVAEKDFLLLQANSFIALNQTLKAAANYEIVRRMGLGNSDSLGRLGDIYLNENQVELATGAYIESIELDPEQKQDIPVNSANIMTGRGYWKNSKVLIDVIRKTFGEALLPENHLILLRLEAQIAIAEQAESTVVIAYLEEILSLEPDDGQTLLLLARFSASEKDIEEARKYFELAMELEDFKYRALIEYAQTLVPEKLYCDAVPLLRDALDIEYTVSVEDYLDRVERACRNQRLGSR; encoded by the coding sequence ATGAAATCTTTTAATCTCTATCTGCGTATTCTCGCATCTATGTTTGTTGTCGCTGGTGTAACCATTCCAGCCTCAGGCGAATTAGACATGCAGTTTTGGAAGAAACCTGGCTATTTTGATAGTTATTATGCGGATCTAAATGCGGTAGAAGCCAAAGTACCCACCATCAAAACTGATGAGAAGGAAGTCCTGGAGCAATATTCTGCCCTGAATCAGGATGAGGCTAGTAGCAAAAGAGCGTTGGCCTACCTGGCTTCGGTCATAACTCCACAAGCGAGTTCCGCCTTGGACTTCACACTGGGTCTTCACTATTACCGAGAAGATGATATTAAAAACGCTGCCATTTATTTCAAACGCGCGGTGGATAAGTGGCCCACATTCCAATCAGCGCACAGGCTTCTTGGTTATTGTCACCTTCAAACACAAAATTGGAAAGGTGCATCCGTTGCATTTTCAACTGCTACTTCCTTAGGTGAGGACGATGCCCGTACTTTTGGTCTTCTTGGAATGATTTATCTTAACCAGGAGAAAATGTTAGAGTCTGAAAGTGCCTATAAAAAAGCAATTGTCGCTGATCCTGAAACGCTCGACTGGTACAAAGGTTTGGCTTCTACGCTAATTCCTCAAGGTAAGCATTTGGAGTTAATATCCTTGTTTGAAGAAATGGTTGCTCGAGCACCTGATGCAGTGGCTGAAAAAGACTTTCTGCTTCTCCAGGCGAATTCTTTCATTGCATTGAACCAGACCCTCAAAGCCGCGGCAAATTACGAAATTGTTCGTCGCATGGGCTTGGGGAATTCTGATTCTCTTGGGAGGCTCGGTGATATTTACTTGAACGAAAATCAAGTAGAATTAGCCACTGGTGCCTACATCGAATCGATCGAACTAGATCCCGAGCAAAAACAGGATATTCCAGTTAATTCAGCGAATATAATGACGGGTCGAGGTTACTGGAAAAACTCAAAGGTTTTAATCGATGTTATTCGTAAGACTTTTGGTGAGGCGCTTCTTCCTGAAAACCATCTCATCCTTCTCCGCCTTGAGGCTCAAATTGCTATCGCTGAACAAGCTGAATCAACGGTCGTAATTGCTTACCTTGAAGAAATTCTTTCCCTTGAGCCGGATGATGGGCAGACCTTGCTTCTTTTGGCTAGATTTAGTGCTTCTGAAAAAGATATAGAAGAAGCAAGAAAGTATTTTGAGCTAGCTATGGAACTCGAAGATTTCAAATATAGAGCTCTTATTGAATACGCTCAGACTCTGGTTCCAGAAAAACTCTATTGTGACGCAGTCCCTTTATTGAGGGATGCCTTAGATATAGAATATACGGTTTCTGTTGAGGACTATTTGGACAGAGTCGAACGGGCCTGTCGTAATCAGCGTCTTGGTAGCCGCTAG
- a CDS encoding energy transducer TonB, with protein sequence MKKVFSSNYQGGSLPISLPSGIIITVVLFVSLTLTQILSNPLDALKDDEGSSVQVQPPPPPPPEIPDPPEEEEQDEEIEMKKENQQLSLDQINMALNAGDGGMSSNGVSVQVFDIADNFDDMIFEISDLDQAPVPLVRIAPVYPPELKRNRVQGTVNVVFIVDELGNVKRPSIEKSSNREFNENALKAVRQWKFEPGEKDNKKVKTRVRLPLSFTLRR encoded by the coding sequence ATGAAAAAAGTATTCTCTTCAAATTACCAAGGCGGTTCCTTACCGATATCGTTGCCATCGGGAATCATCATTACTGTTGTTTTATTTGTTTCACTGACTCTTACCCAAATATTATCCAATCCATTAGATGCTTTAAAGGATGACGAGGGTTCAAGTGTTCAAGTGCAGCCACCACCACCTCCACCTCCTGAGATCCCTGATCCACCAGAAGAGGAGGAGCAGGACGAAGAAATTGAAATGAAAAAAGAGAATCAGCAATTATCTCTGGATCAGATCAATATGGCCTTGAATGCAGGCGACGGAGGAATGTCTTCGAACGGAGTCTCAGTTCAGGTATTCGATATCGCCGATAATTTTGACGATATGATTTTTGAAATTTCCGACTTGGACCAAGCACCGGTCCCTTTAGTGCGGATTGCTCCCGTTTATCCTCCTGAATTGAAACGCAATCGCGTTCAAGGAACGGTAAACGTAGTATTTATCGTAGATGAATTAGGAAACGTAAAACGTCCTAGCATCGAGAAGTCTTCGAATCGTGAATTTAATGAAAATGCGCTTAAGGCCGTCCGTCAGTGGAAATTTGAACCTGGTGAAAAGGACAACAAGAAAGTGAAAACCCGAGTGAGGTTGCCTTTATCTTTCACTCTTCGTCGCTAA
- a CDS encoding biopolymer transporter ExbD → MGGRKSLAENEELSEINISPMIDMVFILLIFFIVTTVFVQEPGVDVEKPLTATSDRLEKNSILIAITGSNQVVYGGNEVGITGIRSIVRRLNTRNPMPVILQVDKNASTITVIRVIDEAKMGSANNIFISSDMR, encoded by the coding sequence ATGGGCGGCCGCAAATCACTAGCTGAAAACGAAGAGTTAAGCGAAATCAACATTTCGCCTATGATCGACATGGTCTTTATTCTCCTGATTTTCTTTATTGTAACCACTGTATTTGTACAGGAACCCGGCGTGGATGTTGAAAAGCCTTTAACTGCTACTTCCGATCGATTGGAAAAAAATTCCATTTTGATTGCTATCACTGGAAGCAACCAAGTTGTTTATGGAGGTAATGAAGTCGGAATAACAGGAATTCGTTCCATCGTTCGCCGATTAAATACTCGTAACCCAATGCCTGTAATTCTTCAGGTAGATAAAAACGCAAGTACGATAACTGTTATTCGAGTTATCGATGAAGCTAAAATGGGTTCGGCCAATAATATATTTATTTCTTCGGATATGCGTTAG
- a CDS encoding MotA/TolQ/ExbB proton channel family protein, producing the protein MPVFGQINITFEKVSAVWLSGGWVMIPLVFLAFIIFFTAMELILFFRRGNHTKVTEASYDKWIDDPSQGTGHVGEIISYIKEESGGDPDEVRNRFMEISIASLPIVDARLMFLNILVTVSPLMGLLGTVIGMLSTFKALASGSGKTIDLVAEGISEALITTQTGLVIAIPGYLLVSLIQKKRNQYSAFLVHLESYMLQKLQKTETTSFNSSTV; encoded by the coding sequence ATGCCTGTTTTTGGACAAATAAATATTACCTTCGAAAAAGTATCAGCGGTTTGGCTCAGCGGTGGCTGGGTGATGATTCCGCTAGTATTTCTCGCATTCATAATCTTTTTTACCGCGATGGAACTTATTCTGTTCTTCCGACGTGGGAATCATACAAAAGTTACTGAAGCTTCCTATGATAAATGGATAGACGATCCTTCTCAAGGAACAGGCCACGTCGGAGAAATAATTAGCTACATTAAAGAAGAGAGCGGAGGGGATCCTGATGAAGTTAGAAATCGCTTCATGGAAATATCTATCGCTTCACTGCCTATAGTAGATGCTCGGCTAATGTTTCTTAATATCCTGGTTACGGTTTCTCCGCTAATGGGCCTACTTGGAACAGTCATTGGGATGCTTTCTACATTTAAAGCGTTGGCGAGTGGTTCAGGTAAAACCATCGATTTGGTCGCTGAAGGTATTTCAGAAGCACTTATTACCACCCAAACCGGACTGGTTATTGCCATTCCAGGTTATCTTCTCGTTTCACTTATTCAAAAGAAACGAAATCAATATTCTGCTTTCCTTGTGCATTTAGAAAGTTATATGCTCCAAAAACTGCAAAAAACCGAGACCACATCATTTAATTCTTCCACCGTATAG
- a CDS encoding MotA/TolQ/ExbB proton channel family protein produces the protein MKKLFILSLLIPVLSLSAQTTRYDTAAKTTEADLERALIELTELRNKIGAAKIPMAKSINQLEDTKIVLTAERNDAVERASGGNRKKAELQEKQAALVKQTDYLYTALGNYISEFAATALHVGEIQLYTDVVKASKVETNDASLKDRLQLQVNALNASFDRIFKAVGGYTFKGKSEIAGGEIIDGDYAIIGPIGMFTGNGRTGWVELNRQSAGPRQKLTDKVVVPEAQMAEVTSTGSGTLFLDAKLGQAYDILELEETLVEHFNKGGLVMWPILVLATAAFIVSVFKVIEIAAVKKGNPKDLAVILDHLNNDRKEDALGYARGVKGPVGEMLTAAMEHIDYSEDLIEEILYEKMLNTQPKLERFLPFIAVTAATAPLLGLLGTVTGMINTFKLITIFGTGDAKQLSTGISEALITTESGLIIAIPTLIAHAMLTRMTKSVLGSMERTALGLVNGLPKKN, from the coding sequence ATGAAAAAACTTTTTATTCTTAGCCTACTCATTCCTGTGTTATCGCTGAGTGCTCAAACAACTCGTTATGACACCGCCGCCAAAACAACTGAAGCCGATCTGGAACGTGCGCTTATTGAGTTAACAGAGCTAAGAAATAAAATTGGTGCAGCCAAGATACCGATGGCGAAATCTATTAACCAACTCGAAGACACAAAGATCGTGTTAACTGCTGAACGGAATGATGCAGTTGAAAGAGCATCTGGTGGAAATCGTAAAAAGGCTGAACTTCAAGAGAAGCAAGCAGCTTTGGTGAAACAAACCGATTATCTCTATACTGCCCTGGGTAATTATATTTCTGAGTTTGCAGCCACGGCGCTTCATGTGGGTGAAATCCAACTCTACACCGACGTTGTTAAAGCGTCGAAAGTCGAGACAAACGACGCTTCGTTGAAGGATAGATTACAACTTCAAGTGAATGCATTGAATGCCTCTTTTGACCGTATCTTCAAGGCAGTTGGTGGTTATACCTTCAAAGGAAAATCTGAAATTGCTGGTGGTGAAATCATCGATGGAGATTACGCGATAATCGGTCCAATTGGTATGTTTACTGGTAATGGCAGAACCGGGTGGGTTGAGTTAAATCGTCAATCTGCAGGCCCCAGACAGAAACTAACGGATAAAGTTGTGGTGCCTGAGGCCCAAATGGCCGAGGTTACTTCAACCGGCTCCGGCACTCTTTTCCTGGATGCAAAACTAGGTCAGGCGTATGATATTTTAGAACTCGAGGAAACCCTTGTTGAGCATTTCAATAAAGGCGGATTGGTCATGTGGCCGATTCTGGTCCTGGCCACAGCTGCTTTCATTGTATCGGTTTTCAAGGTAATCGAGATTGCTGCTGTAAAGAAGGGTAATCCCAAAGATTTAGCTGTGATTCTGGACCACCTCAACAATGATCGCAAAGAAGATGCTTTAGGATATGCCAGAGGCGTTAAAGGACCGGTGGGTGAAATGTTAACGGCCGCTATGGAACATATTGATTACTCCGAAGATTTGATCGAAGAAATTCTTTATGAGAAAATGCTTAACACCCAACCGAAGTTAGAGCGATTTCTGCCTTTTATTGCCGTTACCGCTGCTACGGCTCCACTGCTTGGTCTGCTGGGAACTGTTACCGGTATGATTAATACTTTCAAATTGATCACGATTTTCGGAACTGGAGATGCCAAACAATTGTCTACCGGTATTTCAGAAGCACTTATTACTACAGAATCCGGATTAATAATCGCAATTCCGACACTCATTGCACACGCAATGCTTACCCGAATGACCAAAAGTGTTCTTGGGAGTATGGAGCGAACCGCGCTTGGTCTCGTTAACGGTCTTCCAAAGAAAAACTAA
- a CDS encoding DUF3450 family protein — translation MKKRIPLFALIAFLGSISLAQGAEVLTNARSTLQKWVETRQIIAQEKTTWLAEEKTLLDNIEFIKIEIKNLDEAIAAANTDIGTQDNTQKELQEDIKANEEALAVIEAAVPTFEKKIVELATIFPAVFLQKVSTQLRRIPDPSSGRVLNVSVEDRIQNVISILKNIEYFNSIVTLSSELRESDGEISEVKTIYVGFGQAYFVDENQTTAGYGYPVIGKGWEWVEMPEIAKAVHNAVLVADNRLPAVFVNVPVAIQQ, via the coding sequence ATGAAGAAAAGAATTCCACTGTTCGCTTTGATAGCCTTTTTAGGAAGTATCTCCCTCGCCCAAGGAGCCGAAGTATTGACCAATGCTCGCAGTACTCTGCAAAAATGGGTCGAGACGCGGCAAATCATCGCTCAAGAAAAAACAACCTGGTTGGCTGAAGAAAAGACCCTTCTCGACAATATCGAGTTTATTAAGATTGAAATAAAAAATCTTGATGAGGCGATAGCTGCGGCGAACACGGACATTGGAACCCAGGACAACACGCAAAAGGAACTGCAGGAGGATATTAAGGCTAATGAAGAAGCCCTTGCAGTTATCGAAGCTGCGGTTCCCACCTTTGAAAAAAAGATCGTAGAACTAGCTACTATATTTCCTGCGGTGTTTCTGCAAAAAGTTTCTACTCAGCTTCGTCGAATTCCTGATCCGAGTTCAGGTCGTGTCCTAAACGTCTCTGTGGAAGATAGAATTCAAAATGTAATTTCCATTCTTAAGAATATTGAATACTTTAATAGTATTGTTACTCTGAGCAGTGAACTTCGTGAGTCGGATGGAGAAATATCAGAAGTGAAAACAATTTACGTTGGATTTGGTCAGGCCTACTTCGTGGATGAAAATCAAACGACTGCAGGATATGGATACCCCGTAATCGGAAAAGGTTGGGAATGGGTGGAAATGCCCGAGATTGCTAAAGCGGTCCACAACGCAGTTCTAGTCGCCGATAATCGGCTCCCCGCTGTTTTCGTAAATGTGCCTGTGGCCATCCAACAATGA
- a CDS encoding tetratricopeptide repeat protein has product MEEEFLPVILTDKVAAQAMLVEKTKNPDSNATYSMILANMYYQGGQLQQAVRSYEDAISKHKDFARAHENLGFLYFQLGNKEKTLEHFTSAVKLGAVDKNIYAILAYLFFEKEQFIAAETSYRSALIYEVENEDWEYGLAKSILFQRKFQDAAGLFDRLITGAPEQAEYWRLQADAYIGLDDMLSAASNYEVLRRMKKITAENLITLGDIYVEHGFIEASLSVYKEAIQQKGRLNVEKPIAAAATLIEAGFVDAASEVLAEIDKTYGGSLDSKLSFQVRKLKAKIQAESGQASADIIPVLEEMASQNPLDGDVLILLADYYSTAGNFEKAEFLYERAQNIGRFEDKALFHYGKALVAKEKYRDALRAIERAQDINPKDHVEEYLNGVRNVVRAVRN; this is encoded by the coding sequence TTGGAGGAAGAGTTTCTTCCGGTCATTTTGACTGACAAAGTAGCTGCCCAGGCAATGTTGGTTGAAAAGACTAAAAATCCTGATTCAAATGCAACTTACAGCATGATCTTGGCTAATATGTATTACCAGGGTGGGCAACTTCAACAAGCGGTCAGGAGTTACGAAGATGCTATTAGTAAACACAAAGACTTTGCCCGCGCACACGAAAACCTTGGATTCCTTTATTTCCAATTAGGAAACAAAGAAAAGACGCTTGAGCATTTCACCTCTGCGGTAAAACTTGGCGCAGTTGACAAGAACATATACGCAATTTTGGCGTATCTATTCTTTGAGAAAGAGCAATTCATAGCTGCTGAAACCTCTTACCGGTCTGCTTTAATTTACGAAGTAGAAAACGAAGATTGGGAATATGGATTGGCAAAAAGCATTCTATTCCAGCGGAAGTTCCAAGATGCTGCTGGATTATTTGATCGGTTAATAACCGGCGCACCCGAACAAGCAGAATATTGGAGACTCCAAGCAGATGCTTACATTGGTTTGGATGATATGCTTTCTGCAGCTTCCAACTATGAAGTTCTTCGTCGGATGAAGAAAATTACTGCGGAAAACCTTATTACCTTGGGTGATATTTATGTGGAACATGGATTTATTGAAGCTTCTCTCAGCGTTTATAAAGAAGCAATTCAGCAAAAAGGCCGATTGAATGTTGAAAAACCGATTGCAGCTGCGGCTACCCTTATCGAAGCTGGTTTCGTCGATGCGGCCTCTGAAGTTTTAGCAGAAATTGACAAAACTTATGGCGGTAGCCTCGACAGCAAGCTGTCTTTTCAGGTTCGTAAGCTAAAAGCCAAAATCCAGGCAGAATCTGGTCAAGCATCCGCCGATATTATTCCCGTATTGGAGGAAATGGCTTCCCAAAACCCATTGGATGGTGACGTGTTGATTCTGTTGGCCGATTATTATTCAACAGCAGGAAATTTTGAAAAAGCTGAGTTTCTCTATGAACGAGCACAAAACATTGGACGATTTGAAGACAAAGCCCTTTTTCACTATGGCAAAGCCTTAGTTGCAAAAGAGAAGTATCGTGATGCACTTCGGGCTATTGAACGTGCACAAGATATCAATCCGAAAGACCATGTGGAAGAATACCTCAACGGAGTCCGAAACGTTGTTCGTGCTGTCCGAAACTAA